A region of Moorena producens PAL-8-15-08-1 DNA encodes the following proteins:
- a CDS encoding family 10 glycosylhydrolase, with amino-acid sequence MSNKKNENSGCGCANIPISLILLVLGGGYWWLNHQGGFAMISKLPQNLPIAIPQNLPITIPGLNSTTAEPQPSAPTKPPVTTAPSLPNSSIVKPNNQPASPTPITAQTPQTPIVKPNDKPASSTPITAQTPQTTQITQSSQTPWEKKAIRGIYISRYNVTNNASEEKIRKQVRHYHSQGINTIIHGVWGNACPMYTSEVMQKTFGYKSCPNLFRDRWLTWLIDEAHKHGMEVHAYFEKGIKIDKNSPIFDLAIERKWVVPGVDRTYPGIEHYILDVEIPEVANFFRDILVEFVQKYPKIDAVQWDDYLGYHAELPGKVNRTNKLTTFSQEMIGAMKQANPKVSFDLCHHNPYWAKKYFAADWPKWNVDRVFIQAYNDKNFTKEVDYAETYDGIAISDQQFHRLPEIVANNKIKAILVFPDRTNPEDVASKLKQFYVK; translated from the coding sequence ATGTCGAATAAGAAGAATGAAAACAGTGGATGTGGATGCGCAAATATTCCTATTTCTCTAATCTTACTGGTTTTAGGAGGTGGCTATTGGTGGTTGAACCATCAAGGAGGTTTCGCCATGATTAGCAAATTACCTCAAAATCTCCCCATAGCTATTCCTCAAAATCTACCAATAACTATTCCTGGTTTAAATTCCACGACCGCCGAACCACAACCTTCGGCTCCTACTAAGCCTCCTGTAACCACTGCACCTTCCTTACCAAATTCGTCAATTGTTAAACCTAATAATCAACCAGCTTCACCAACACCAATAACAGCTCAAACACCTCAAACACCAATTGTTAAACCTAATGATAAGCCAGCTTCCTCAACACCAATAACAGCTCAAACACCTCAAACAACTCAAATAACTCAAAGCTCTCAAACTCCTTGGGAGAAAAAAGCAATCAGAGGAATTTATATAAGTCGTTATAACGTAACTAATAATGCTAGTGAAGAGAAGATTAGAAAACAAGTTCGTCATTATCACTCTCAAGGTATTAATACGATTATTCATGGTGTATGGGGTAATGCTTGTCCTATGTACACTAGTGAAGTGATGCAAAAAACGTTCGGTTATAAAAGTTGTCCCAATCTGTTTCGCGACCGCTGGTTAACTTGGCTAATTGATGAAGCACACAAACACGGCATGGAAGTTCATGCTTACTTTGAAAAAGGTATCAAAATAGATAAAAATAGCCCGATTTTTGATTTAGCTATTGAACGCAAATGGGTGGTACCCGGCGTTGACCGCACCTATCCGGGAATCGAGCATTACATTCTTGATGTAGAAATTCCTGAAGTTGCTAATTTTTTTAGAGATATTTTAGTAGAATTTGTCCAAAAATATCCTAAAATTGATGCAGTACAATGGGATGATTATCTGGGTTACCATGCTGAGTTGCCAGGTAAAGTAAATCGCACTAATAAGCTAACCACTTTTTCACAAGAAATGATCGGTGCTATGAAACAAGCTAACCCAAAGGTTAGTTTTGATCTTTGTCATCATAATCCTTATTGGGCTAAAAAATATTTTGCTGCTGACTGGCCAAAATGGAATGTAGATCGAGTTTTTATTCAAGCGTATAATGATAAAAATTTTACCAAAGAAGTAGATTATGCCGAAACCTATGATGGAATTGCTATTTCCGATCAACAATTCCATCGCTTGCCAGAAATAGTAGCTAATAACAAAATTAAGGCTATTTTAGTATTTCCTGATCGGACAAATCCAGAGGACGTAGCGTCTAAGTTAAAACAATTTTATGTTAAATAG